One Streptomyces fagopyri DNA window includes the following coding sequences:
- a CDS encoding rodlin, giving the protein MKKLWATAAVAASVAGIAAAAAPQALAIGDDGGTTSVSGNGATQSFGNSATFGNMSPQLSLVQGSLNKPCIGLPAKVNAGSLIGVIPIAVQDVPILSAPQNQQCVENSTQAKGDEPLSHILDQIPVLSGNGANNG; this is encoded by the coding sequence ATGAAGAAGCTGTGGGCAACCGCCGCAGTCGCCGCTTCCGTCGCCGGCATCGCGGCCGCGGCCGCCCCCCAGGCTCTGGCGATCGGTGACGACGGTGGCACCACGTCCGTCAGTGGCAACGGGGCCACCCAGTCGTTCGGCAACTCCGCCACGTTCGGCAACATGAGCCCGCAGCTCTCGCTGGTCCAGGGTTCGCTGAACAAGCCGTGCATCGGCCTGCCCGCGAAGGTCAACGCCGGTTCGCTCATCGGCGTGATCCCGATCGCCGTGCAGGACGTCCCGATCCTGTCGGCCCCGCAGAACCAGCAGTGCGTCGAGAACTCGACGCAGGCCAAGGGCGACGAGCCGCTGTCGCACATCCTGGACCAGATCCCGGTCCTCTCGGGCAACGGCGCCAACAACGGCTGA
- a CDS encoding rodlin — MIKKVMAAAAVAASVVGVSAAAAPQALAIGNDGGTTSTSGNGAMQSYGNSATYGNMSPQMALIQGSLNKPCIGLPAKANLGSLIGAVPIAVQDVPILSAPQNQQCVENSTQAKGDEPLSHILDDIPVLSGNGVGNR, encoded by the coding sequence GTGATCAAGAAGGTTATGGCCGCCGCCGCGGTCGCCGCTTCCGTCGTCGGCGTTTCCGCCGCGGCCGCGCCGCAGGCGCTGGCCATCGGAAACGACGGTGGCACGACGTCCACCAGCGGTAACGGTGCCATGCAGTCGTACGGCAACTCGGCGACGTACGGCAACATGAGCCCGCAGATGGCGCTCATCCAGGGCTCGCTGAACAAGCCCTGCATCGGGCTGCCCGCCAAGGCGAACCTCGGTTCGCTCATCGGCGCCGTGCCGATCGCCGTACAGGACGTCCCGATCCTGTCGGCCCCGCAGAACCAGCAGTGCGTCGAGAACTCGACCCAGGCCAAGGGCGACGAGCCGCTGTCGCACATCCTGGACGACATCCCGGTTCTCTCGGGCAACGGTGTGGGCAACCGGTAG
- a CDS encoding rodlin, whose translation MFKKAMAAAAVAASVVGVSAAAAPQALAIGDDNGTTSVSGNGATQSFGNSVTGGNMSPQLSLAQGTLNKLCVGLPAKANVGSLVGVLVPVAVQDVSVLSAPQNQQCAENSTQAKGDEPLSHLVDDIPVVSGNGVGNH comes from the coding sequence ATGTTCAAGAAGGCAATGGCCGCGGCGGCGGTCGCCGCTTCCGTCGTCGGTGTCTCGGCGGCGGCCGCGCCCCAGGCGCTTGCCATCGGTGACGACAACGGCACGACCTCGGTCAGCGGGAACGGCGCCACCCAGTCGTTCGGCAACTCGGTGACCGGCGGCAACATGAGCCCGCAGCTCAGCCTCGCGCAGGGCACTCTGAACAAGCTCTGTGTCGGCCTCCCGGCCAAGGCGAACGTCGGTTCGCTCGTCGGGGTCCTCGTGCCCGTCGCCGTCCAGGACGTTTCGGTCCTGTCGGCCCCGCAGAACCAGCAGTGCGCCGAGAACTCGACCCAGGCCAAGGGTGACGAGCCGCTGTCGCACCTGGTGGACGACATCCCGGTCGTGTCGGGCAACGGTGTCGGCAACCACTGA
- a CDS encoding chaplin, whose product MALGMAAPAFADAGAEGAAIGSPGVLSGNVIQVPVHIPVNVCGNSIDVIGLLNPAFGNACANH is encoded by the coding sequence ATGGCCCTGGGCATGGCCGCCCCGGCCTTCGCGGACGCTGGTGCCGAGGGCGCCGCCATCGGTTCCCCGGGTGTCCTCTCGGGCAACGTGATCCAGGTTCCCGTGCACATCCCCGTCAACGTGTGCGGCAACTCGATCGACGTCATCGGCCTGCTCAACCCGGCGTTCGGCAACGCCTGCGCCAACCACTGA
- a CDS encoding chaplin: MRQTLSKGMVMAAATTSILSLYGTPAFADAQANGGAADSPGVGSGNTLQLPLNVPVNACGNTVNVIAALNPAFGNACANGTGSQGTRSSRGVTHQPVHHEGRAGHGGGHVYHDRSGPDRGTVGTGSGSHGSGGHGSGTSVSHGSGPLDTGSAGADFHGSGAWAHGETHGSPGLGSGNNVQAPVDVPVNACGDTVNVVGIGNPAFGNGCENGYGDTPPPPVTPPTTPPPVTPPVTPPVTPPVTPPVTPPVTPPVTPPQAPPVTPPAPPTLAHTGSEDVLGFSAASAALLIGGAVLYRRGRATSRR; encoded by the coding sequence TTGCGACAGACCCTGAGCAAGGGAATGGTCATGGCCGCGGCCACGACGAGCATCCTGTCCCTGTACGGCACCCCCGCGTTCGCGGACGCGCAGGCGAACGGCGGCGCGGCGGACTCGCCCGGCGTCGGATCGGGCAACACGCTTCAGCTTCCGCTGAACGTACCGGTGAACGCCTGCGGCAACACCGTCAACGTGATCGCCGCGCTCAACCCGGCCTTCGGGAACGCTTGCGCCAACGGCACGGGTTCGCAGGGGACGCGGAGTTCGCGCGGTGTGACGCACCAGCCCGTCCACCACGAGGGCCGGGCCGGCCACGGTGGCGGTCACGTCTACCACGACCGGTCGGGCCCCGACCGCGGCACCGTGGGCACCGGCTCCGGCAGCCACGGCTCCGGCGGCCACGGCTCCGGCACCTCGGTTTCCCACGGCTCCGGCCCCCTGGACACGGGTTCCGCGGGCGCGGACTTCCACGGTTCCGGTGCCTGGGCGCACGGCGAGACACACGGTTCGCCCGGCCTCGGCTCGGGCAACAACGTGCAGGCCCCGGTGGACGTCCCGGTGAACGCCTGCGGCGACACCGTGAACGTGGTCGGCATCGGCAACCCGGCGTTCGGCAACGGCTGCGAGAACGGCTACGGCGACACCCCGCCGCCTCCCGTGACGCCGCCGACCACCCCGCCGCCGGTGACGCCGCCGGTGACGCCTCCCGTCACTCCTCCGGTGACGCCGCCGGTGACGCCGCCGGTGACGCCTCCCGTCACTCCGCCGCAGGCGCCGCCGGTCACCCCTCCCGCTCCTCCCACCCTGGCCCACACGGGCAGTGAGGATGTGCTGGGGTTCTCGGCCGCCAGTGCCGCGCTGCTGATCGGCGGCGCGGTCCTGTACCGGCGTGGCCGAGCCACGTCGCGTCGGTAG
- a CDS encoding glycoside hydrolase family 26 protein — translation MAPQQQWSRSGRLAFVAAGVVASIALAPGPGYAVGAGAVRVADPPAPAPASVTPQAQTPVPPAPAVPSPPAVPPESVKPAVPTAPAAPVTPPKPAAPVTPPKPAAPAKPATPAPVTARPAFGAYLDYGPMGVARIAQLSQWLGGTELRVGHTYLPGDRWSNIEGPPGFLDVWADWRRERADRMLVLNVPMLERNEENVSDPEVRALLRQGADGAFDRHFRALAQRLVRLKVPDTVVVLGWEMNGITYTHRCGPDPEAWKKYWNRIVTVMRSVPGQKFRFDFTPSRGLDAIPWTQCYPGDDTVDIIGMDSYDQPRGLSFDEEVNEPYGLQEHVDFAKAHGKPISYPEWGLFRNGDNAAYMKRMLAWMDDHRPLYNTLTDYCPHGVWQCADNPKASEVYRTVLSGHTASTPVPPGPVPTPVPTPVPQPVSTPVPTPVRPPDCSPVELGDWVEYWLGGKLCLRFDWWSRNR, via the coding sequence ATGGCCCCACAACAGCAATGGTCCCGGAGCGGAAGGCTGGCATTCGTCGCGGCCGGCGTCGTCGCGTCGATCGCCCTGGCGCCGGGTCCGGGATACGCCGTGGGTGCCGGGGCGGTGCGCGTCGCCGATCCTCCGGCACCGGCACCGGCGTCGGTGACACCGCAGGCGCAGACGCCCGTGCCGCCCGCACCGGCCGTGCCCTCCCCGCCGGCTGTGCCACCCGAGTCCGTGAAGCCGGCCGTGCCGACGGCTCCCGCCGCGCCCGTGACGCCGCCGAAACCCGCCGCGCCCGTGACGCCGCCGAAACCCGCGGCGCCCGCCAAGCCCGCGACGCCCGCGCCGGTCACCGCACGCCCGGCCTTCGGGGCCTACCTCGACTACGGCCCGATGGGCGTGGCCCGGATCGCCCAGCTCAGCCAATGGCTGGGCGGCACCGAACTGCGCGTCGGGCACACGTACCTGCCCGGTGACCGCTGGAGCAACATCGAGGGACCGCCCGGCTTCCTCGACGTCTGGGCGGACTGGCGGCGCGAGCGGGCCGACCGGATGCTCGTCCTCAACGTGCCGATGCTGGAGCGCAACGAGGAGAACGTCTCCGACCCCGAGGTGCGGGCGCTGCTGCGGCAGGGCGCGGACGGCGCTTTCGACCGGCACTTCCGCGCGCTCGCCCAGCGGCTGGTCCGGCTGAAGGTCCCGGACACCGTCGTCGTGCTCGGCTGGGAGATGAACGGCATCACCTACACCCACCGCTGCGGCCCGGACCCGGAGGCGTGGAAGAAGTACTGGAACAGGATCGTCACCGTCATGCGGTCGGTGCCGGGCCAGAAATTCCGGTTCGACTTCACCCCGAGCCGCGGCCTGGACGCGATTCCCTGGACGCAGTGCTATCCGGGGGACGACACGGTCGACATCATCGGCATGGATTCCTACGACCAGCCGCGCGGACTGTCGTTCGACGAAGAGGTGAACGAGCCGTACGGCCTTCAGGAACACGTGGACTTCGCCAAAGCTCACGGCAAGCCCATTTCGTATCCCGAATGGGGGCTCTTCCGCAACGGCGACAACGCGGCGTACATGAAGCGCATGCTCGCGTGGATGGACGACCACCGGCCCCTGTACAACACGCTGACCGACTACTGCCCGCACGGCGTGTGGCAGTGCGCGGACAATCCGAAGGCGTCCGAGGTGTACCGCACGGTGCTCTCCGGCCACACCGCCTCGACGCCGGTGCCGCCCGGGCCGGTCCCGACGCCCGTGCCCACACCCGTACCCCAGCCGGTTTCCACTCCCGTGCCGACGCCGGTGCGCCCTCCCGACTGTTCGCCGGTCGAGCTGGGTGACTGGGTGGAGTACTGGCTCGGGGGGAAGCTCTGCCTCCGTTTCGACTGGTGGTCGCGCAACCGGTGA
- a CDS encoding GNAT family N-acetyltransferase, producing MNGTAAAALDSTLRAEIVTDEREFAALAPAWGRLYGRCAAATPFQNHAWLYSWWLSYGTPGRLRLVLVREGDELRAAAPLMRVHRPLPALVPLGGSISDYGDVLIDDDCADRATATLAEGLSLAARSALIDFREVRPGGAVERIYERWRGPRRRVRDSVCLELPALSMDELVSRLPASKAQRVRAKLRKLSALGVERRIVPAGEVDTALGRLLELHRLQWQGRKVTSEHLQERFAEHLVRSVGPMVSSGDAVVTEFRLDGTVMAVDLTLLSPRLAGGYLYGAHPGLRERKADVAVMLLDACARHTEGDGRRALSLLRGDEPYKHHWRPYPVVNQRLLLARRRTAPLLSAAVCDVVARSRGKELVRRWRERGGDRP from the coding sequence GTGAACGGCACCGCGGCCGCCGCGCTCGACAGCACCCTGCGGGCCGAGATCGTCACCGACGAGCGGGAGTTCGCCGCCCTGGCACCCGCCTGGGGACGCCTCTACGGCCGGTGTGCCGCCGCCACCCCGTTCCAGAACCACGCCTGGCTGTACTCCTGGTGGCTGTCGTACGGCACCCCCGGCCGCCTCCGTCTGGTCCTGGTCCGCGAGGGCGACGAACTCCGCGCGGCCGCGCCCCTGATGCGCGTGCACCGCCCCCTGCCCGCGCTGGTCCCCCTCGGCGGGTCCATCTCCGACTACGGCGACGTCCTCATCGACGACGACTGCGCCGACCGCGCGACGGCGACGCTCGCCGAGGGACTGTCGCTGGCCGCCCGCAGCGCGCTGATCGACTTCCGCGAGGTACGGCCCGGCGGCGCGGTGGAGCGGATCTACGAGCGCTGGCGCGGACCGCGGCGCCGGGTGCGCGACTCGGTCTGTCTGGAACTGCCCGCCCTCTCGATGGACGAACTGGTGAGCAGGCTGCCCGCCTCGAAGGCCCAGCGCGTGCGGGCCAAGCTGCGCAAACTCTCCGCGCTGGGCGTCGAGCGCAGGATCGTGCCCGCCGGGGAGGTGGACACCGCGCTGGGCCGGCTGCTGGAACTGCACCGACTGCAGTGGCAGGGGCGGAAGGTGACGTCCGAGCATCTCCAGGAGCGGTTCGCCGAGCACCTGGTCCGGTCGGTCGGACCGATGGTGAGCTCCGGGGACGCGGTGGTCACCGAGTTCCGGCTCGACGGCACCGTGATGGCGGTGGACCTCACCCTGCTGTCCCCGCGGCTGGCGGGCGGCTACCTCTACGGGGCCCATCCCGGTCTGCGCGAACGGAAGGCGGACGTCGCCGTGATGCTGCTGGACGCCTGCGCCCGGCACACCGAGGGGGACGGCCGCAGGGCGCTGAGTCTGCTGCGCGGCGACGAGCCCTACAAGCACCACTGGCGCCCGTATCCCGTCGTCAACCAGCGGCTGCTGCTGGCCCGGCGGCGGACGGCGCCGCTGCTGTCGGCGGCGGTCTGCGACGTCGTCGCGCGCAGCCGGGGCAAGGAGCTGGTGCGCCGCTGGAGGGAGCGTGGCGGCGACAGGCCGTGA
- a CDS encoding YveK family protein: MTDISTRQHRPADPAHPADAPGPAGPAGTPGPADTPAARRRGLPPWTLLVAGAVLGGALGGAYGVEKPPTYTATSYVIAVPTEKSDPASALGFAQAYGRVATQLAVLANAQARAGVPVRTLQRSVQTATSPDAPMVAVSATSSRPGLAAAMANAVSRSLTEHANATRTSTHVELLQFSRAMKPTAPSSPSPKVTALVGASAGGLLGGLVLLVRPRRDRDFARTASVPNPATAADAHGQL, translated from the coding sequence ATGACCGACATCTCCACCAGGCAGCACCGTCCCGCCGATCCGGCACACCCCGCGGACGCGCCCGGCCCGGCCGGACCGGCCGGCACTCCCGGCCCGGCGGACACGCCCGCGGCCCGTCGCAGGGGCCTGCCGCCGTGGACCCTGCTCGTCGCGGGTGCCGTGCTGGGCGGCGCGCTCGGCGGCGCGTACGGCGTCGAGAAGCCCCCGACGTACACGGCGACGAGTTACGTCATCGCCGTGCCCACGGAGAAATCCGACCCGGCGTCGGCGCTCGGCTTCGCGCAGGCGTACGGCCGGGTCGCCACGCAGCTCGCGGTGCTCGCGAACGCGCAGGCGCGGGCCGGGGTGCCGGTGCGGACGCTCCAGCGCAGCGTGCAGACCGCGACCTCGCCCGACGCGCCGATGGTCGCCGTGTCGGCCACCTCCTCGCGGCCGGGCCTCGCGGCGGCCATGGCCAACGCCGTCTCGCGCTCGCTGACCGAACACGCCAACGCCACCCGTACCAGTACGCACGTCGAACTCCTCCAGTTCTCCCGCGCGATGAAACCGACCGCCCCCTCCTCGCCGTCGCCGAAGGTGACCGCGCTGGTCGGCGCGAGCGCCGGAGGGCTGCTGGGCGGCCTGGTCCTGCTGGTGCGTCCGCGGCGGGACAGGGACTTCGCGCGAACGGCCTCCGTACCGAACCCGGCGACCGCCGCCGACGCGCACGGACAGCTGTGA
- a CDS encoding glycosyltransferase: MKALHIITGLGVGGAEQQLRLLLRHLPVDCDVVTLTNPGAVADGLTDDGVRVVHLGMTGNRDLAALPRLTKLIRGGRYDLVHTHLYRACVYGRIAARLAGVRAVVATEHSLGDSQMEGRRLSTGVRALYLASERLGRSTVAVSPTVADRLRRWGVPGPRIEVVPNGIDVERFRFDPALRARTRRRLGLPEGAYVVGGVGRLTAAKRFDVLIRALAELPPDHWLLLVGGGTEESVLRRTAQRAGVADRVLFTGERPTGGLPGADLPSLTAAMDVLASPSAEEAFGLAVVEAMAAGLPVLYVSCPAVEDLPADAAPGARRVQGGADSFVRALRAVRGAGPGPRSVPDAAHHYSITRSAAQLMDVYAAAVSCTPLGVSSS; the protein is encoded by the coding sequence ATGAAGGCCCTGCACATCATCACCGGCCTCGGTGTCGGCGGCGCGGAACAGCAACTGCGGCTGCTCCTGCGGCATCTGCCCGTCGACTGCGACGTGGTCACGCTCACCAACCCCGGCGCGGTCGCCGACGGACTCACCGACGACGGCGTACGCGTCGTCCACCTCGGCATGACCGGCAACCGGGACCTCGCCGCGCTCCCCCGGCTGACGAAGCTGATCCGCGGAGGCCGCTACGACCTCGTCCACACCCATCTCTACCGGGCGTGCGTGTACGGCCGGATCGCCGCGCGGCTGGCCGGGGTGAGGGCCGTCGTCGCCACCGAACACTCCCTGGGCGACTCGCAGATGGAAGGGCGCAGGCTGAGCACGGGTGTCCGCGCGCTCTATCTCGCCAGTGAGCGGCTCGGCCGGTCCACCGTCGCCGTCTCGCCGACCGTGGCCGACCGGCTGCGCCGCTGGGGCGTGCCCGGACCGCGCATCGAGGTCGTCCCGAACGGCATCGACGTGGAACGTTTCCGCTTCGACCCGGCGCTGCGCGCACGCACCCGTCGCCGGCTCGGACTGCCGGAGGGCGCCTACGTCGTGGGCGGTGTCGGCCGGCTCACGGCGGCCAAGCGGTTCGACGTCCTGATCCGCGCGCTGGCCGAACTGCCCCCGGATCACTGGCTGCTGCTGGTCGGGGGCGGCACCGAGGAAAGCGTGCTGCGGCGGACCGCGCAGCGGGCCGGGGTCGCGGACCGGGTGCTGTTCACCGGCGAGCGCCCCACCGGCGGCCTTCCGGGCGCCGATCTGCCGTCGCTGACCGCGGCCATGGACGTCCTCGCGTCGCCCAGCGCCGAGGAGGCCTTCGGGCTCGCGGTCGTGGAGGCGATGGCGGCCGGCCTGCCGGTCCTGTACGTCTCCTGCCCCGCCGTCGAGGACCTGCCGGCGGATGCCGCGCCCGGCGCACGCCGGGTCCAGGGGGGCGCCGACTCGTTCGTACGGGCCCTCCGGGCGGTCCGCGGAGCGGGTCCCGGGCCCCGCTCGGTACCGGACGCCGCCCACCACTACAGCATCACCCGCAGCGCCGCCCAGCTCATGGACGTGTACGCGGCCGCCGTCTCCTGCACCCCTCTGGGAGTGAGTTCCTCATGA
- a CDS encoding polysaccharide deacetylase family protein: MYHSVGDCSDDPYSITVSPDRLDHQLGWLRRRGLRGVSMAELLAARARGKSRGLVGLTFDDGYADFVETALPLLHRHDCGATLFVLPGRLDGDNAWDPLGPRKPLLGARGIRQAAAEGVEIGSHGLTHIDLTQLDDALLHSEVAESRAVLSDLTGAPVDGFCYPYGTIDARVVDAVRHAGYAYGCGIDPGPLTGPHALPRVHIGQHDTAVRLLLKLKLHRLRRRPVEGA, translated from the coding sequence ATGTACCACTCCGTGGGCGACTGCTCCGACGACCCGTACAGCATCACCGTCTCGCCGGACCGTCTCGACCACCAGCTGGGATGGCTGCGGCGCCGCGGGCTGCGCGGTGTGAGCATGGCCGAACTGCTCGCCGCACGCGCCCGGGGAAAGAGCCGCGGTCTGGTCGGTCTCACCTTCGACGACGGATACGCCGACTTCGTCGAGACCGCCCTGCCCCTGCTGCACCGGCACGACTGCGGTGCCACCCTCTTCGTCCTGCCGGGCCGGCTGGACGGCGACAACGCCTGGGACCCGCTCGGTCCCCGCAAGCCGCTGCTCGGCGCCCGGGGCATCCGGCAGGCCGCCGCCGAGGGCGTCGAGATCGGCTCGCACGGCCTCACCCACATCGACCTGACCCAGCTCGACGACGCCCTGCTGCACTCCGAGGTCGCCGAGAGCAGAGCCGTGCTCTCGGACCTGACCGGTGCTCCCGTCGACGGCTTCTGCTACCCCTACGGAACCATCGACGCGCGAGTCGTGGACGCCGTCCGCCACGCCGGCTACGCCTACGGCTGCGGAATCGATCCCGGCCCGCTGACCGGCCCGCACGCCCTGCCGCGCGTCCACATCGGGCAGCACGACACCGCCGTACGCCTGCTGCTGAAACTCAAGCTGCACCGGCTGCGGCGGCGCCCGGTCGAGGGGGCCTGA
- the murJ gene encoding murein biosynthesis integral membrane protein MurJ yields MTVQPPRAATDDGDAGTDDLCALSPARDTTPARTPSDPLALPSLSSPPLSSVPPGPSGPPVLPVPPVLPVLPVLPVPPGPPGPPGPLVSAAPSLPSPPTISSAPAPALEIPSAAPSSGETASNRFLAKAALVTIALSIAGALLGLGRDQALAHLFGAGSATDAFLVAWTLPEFAATLLIEDGLAFVLVPAFSMAVARRAQGAVGDPVRALVAATLPRLTLAVTAVAALLIAGAPYLVEALAPGLPDPRLAVDCTRLTATCVFTFGLAGYCSAALRAHRRFVAPAAIYVAYNTGIITAMFVLGGRWGVRSAALGVAVGGALMVVAQAPSLWRQLGRHETVTDGADVAESRPMDLTLVSTVLLFALCRQSQVLIERFLASSLPAGAISHLNYAQKVAQMPMVLSLMLCTVTFPVVAQAMAEGDTERARVRVERDLALVSCTVLLGTAAVIACAPQIIQLLFQRGAFTAQDTAATASVMRVYALGLLGHTLVGALVRSYFSSGRPTWYPLFAMTAGIVATSWIGALAVGTWGVCGIAAANAGGITLSALLLLCGMGPRSVPIRTRRVVAELGKPVRAALVAGAVGALCASRTHSPLVGLVLGGTVVTAVFAVLAWALGVQALAPVLRPLKRRLPHVRFR; encoded by the coding sequence ATGACGGTGCAGCCTCCGCGGGCGGCGACCGACGACGGCGACGCCGGCACCGACGACCTGTGCGCCCTCTCGCCCGCCCGCGACACCACCCCTGCCCGTACCCCGTCCGACCCGCTCGCCCTTCCCTCCTTGTCCTCCCCACCCCTCTCCTCCGTCCCGCCCGGCCCGTCCGGCCCACCCGTCCTGCCCGTCCCGCCCGTCCTGCCCGTCCTGCCCGTCCTGCCCGTCCCGCCCGGCCCGCCCGGCCCGCCCGGCCCGCTCGTCTCCGCCGCCCCCTCCCTCCCCTCTCCCCCGACGATCTCCTCAGCCCCCGCTCCCGCCCTGGAGATCCCCTCCGCAGCGCCCTCCTCCGGGGAGACCGCCTCCAACCGGTTCCTCGCCAAGGCCGCCCTCGTCACGATCGCGCTGTCGATCGCCGGAGCCCTGCTGGGCCTCGGCCGCGACCAGGCCCTCGCCCACCTGTTCGGAGCCGGCTCGGCGACGGACGCCTTCCTGGTCGCCTGGACACTGCCCGAGTTCGCCGCGACGCTGCTGATCGAGGACGGCCTGGCCTTCGTGCTCGTACCGGCGTTCAGCATGGCCGTGGCGCGGCGCGCCCAGGGCGCCGTCGGCGACCCGGTCCGCGCCCTGGTCGCCGCGACCCTGCCCCGGCTGACGCTCGCCGTCACGGCCGTCGCCGCGCTGTTGATCGCCGGGGCGCCCTACCTCGTCGAGGCCCTCGCGCCGGGCCTGCCGGACCCGAGGCTCGCGGTGGACTGCACCCGGTTGACGGCCACCTGCGTGTTCACCTTCGGACTCGCCGGGTACTGCAGCGCCGCACTGCGCGCGCACCGCCGTTTCGTCGCGCCCGCGGCGATCTACGTCGCGTACAACACCGGCATCATCACGGCGATGTTCGTCCTCGGCGGCCGCTGGGGGGTGCGTTCGGCGGCCCTCGGGGTCGCGGTGGGCGGCGCCCTGATGGTGGTCGCGCAGGCGCCCTCGCTCTGGCGTCAGCTCGGACGGCACGAGACGGTCACGGACGGGGCGGACGTCGCGGAATCCCGTCCGATGGACCTGACGCTGGTCAGCACGGTGCTGCTCTTCGCCCTGTGCCGGCAGTCGCAGGTGCTGATCGAACGGTTCCTGGCCTCGTCCCTGCCCGCCGGCGCCATCTCACACCTGAACTACGCGCAGAAGGTCGCCCAGATGCCGATGGTGCTCTCGCTGATGCTGTGCACCGTCACCTTCCCGGTGGTGGCACAGGCGATGGCCGAGGGCGACACCGAGCGGGCCCGCGTCCGGGTGGAGCGTGACCTGGCACTGGTCTCCTGCACCGTGCTCCTCGGCACCGCGGCGGTCATCGCGTGCGCGCCCCAGATCATCCAACTGCTCTTCCAGCGGGGTGCGTTCACCGCGCAGGACACCGCGGCCACCGCCTCCGTGATGCGGGTCTACGCGCTCGGGCTCCTCGGCCACACCCTGGTGGGCGCGCTCGTGCGCTCGTACTTCTCGTCGGGGCGGCCGACCTGGTACCCGCTGTTCGCGATGACCGCGGGAATCGTCGCGACCTCGTGGATCGGGGCGCTCGCCGTCGGTACCTGGGGGGTGTGCGGGATCGCCGCGGCGAACGCGGGCGGCATCACCCTCAGCGCCCTGCTCCTGCTGTGCGGCATGGGTCCGCGCAGTGTGCCGATCCGCACCCGGCGGGTGGTCGCCGAACTGGGCAAACCGGTGCGCGCGGCGCTCGTCGCGGGCGCGGTGGGGGCGCTCTGCGCGAGCCGTACGCACTCCCCCCTGGTGGGTCTCGTCCTCGGCGGCACCGTCGTGACCGCCGTCTTCGCCGTGCTGGCCTGGGCCTTGGGCGTCCAGGCCCTCGCACCCGTCCTCCGTCCCCTCAAACGAAGGCTGCCGCATGTCCGTTTCCGCTGA